One segment of Solanum lycopersicum chromosome 1, SLM_r2.1 DNA contains the following:
- the LOC101260869 gene encoding extensin, which produces MSNQQRPFSWFRLAPFGRQTQPTPPPTPRPTAFRSPAPRPYRPPAPQPRPTIRPPAATSPPPPATPIRAFFPAPKSPTPSTAPVSPAKSILSSSPTSPAFLPIASSSFSLKSPETKTPAPYSSSLTTAPLPKPTAPPPPSPATTTLTAPTTSRTVKPWNESPPKLHPETKPLFRLAGKEAAGNSKMNEKSAMDNNKVSSTKFEKLPRRLVTLIGENKGAIMLLKPNSIKKSYTTTSNVFGGKSQTVGKKEEGNTDQKKKKKEDEGDMEESTMFINSNVQGVNNSILDESSFTDHDPGFHIFFSTD; this is translated from the coding sequence ATGTCTAACCAACAAAGACCATTTTCATGGTTTCGTTTAGCTCCTTTTGGTCGCCAAACACAACCAACTCCACCACCAACCCCTCGGCCAACAGCATTTCGATCTCCTGCTCCACGACCATATAGGCCTCCTGCCCCTCAGCCTCGACCAACCATTCGACCACCTGCTGCCACATCTCCTCCTCCACCTGCTACTCCAATTCGAGCATTTTTCCCTGCACCAAAATCTCCAACACCATCTACTGCCCCTGTCTCTCCAGCCAAATCAATACTTTCTTCATCACCTACATCTCCTGCATTTCTCCCAATTGCTTCCTCTTCCTTCAGTTTAAAAAGCCCTGAAACCAAGACCCCTGCCCCTTATTCCTCTTCATTGACAACTGCTCCACTCCCAAAACCAACAGCACCTCCACCTCCTTCCCCTGCCACCACCACTCTCACTGCTCCTACTACTTCAAGAACCGTCAAGCCATGGAACGAATCTCCACCAAAATTACACCCCGAAACAAAGCCTCTGTTTCGTCTAGCCGGGAAAGAAGCCGCTGGAAATTCTAAGATGAATGAGAAATCTGCTATGGATAACAACAAAGTTAGTAGtactaaatttgaaaaattaccAAGGAGGTTGGTAACCCTGATCGGCGAAAACAAAGGGGCAATAATGCTATTGAAACCAAATTCCATCAAGAAATCTTATACTACTACTAGTAATGTATTTGGAGGTAAGTCCCAAACGGTTGGCAAGAAAGAAGAAGGCAATACTgatcaaaagaagaagaagaaagaagatgaaGGTGACATGGAAGAATCTACTATGTTCATTAACAGTAATGTACAAGGAGTGAACAACTCGATTTTAGACGAATCGAGTTTCACCGATCATGATCCTGGTTTCCATATCTTCTTCTCAACAGATTAA